The Triticum aestivum cultivar Chinese Spring chromosome 3A, IWGSC CS RefSeq v2.1, whole genome shotgun sequence genome includes a region encoding these proteins:
- the LOC123062432 gene encoding uncharacterized protein, whose amino-acid sequence MEQLDQEAQSRAHLEEELVKERQANALLQEQLRKKNEDEAAYKQQIATLTQRNQAEAKKSKSDVAKLQDEIRKLTGVLKARHEEDKLSWERIQGVLKAWDDRKAAREASTSSGDKGPSKKNAGAGVKTSRTGGK is encoded by the exons ATGGAGCAGCTTGACCAAGAAGCCCAGTCCAGAGCTCACTTGGAGGAGGAGCTTGTCAAGGAGAGGCAGGCCAACGCTCTTTTGCAGGAGCAGCTTCGAAAGAAGAACGAAGATGAAGCCGCGTACAAGCAGCAGATAGCAACTCTCACGCAGAGGAATCAAGCTGAAGCAAAGAAAAGCAAGAGTGACGTGGCCAAGCTCCAAGACGAGATAAGGAAGCTCACTGGTGTTCTTAAGGCTAGGCATGAGGAAGACAAGCTGAGCTGGGAGCGCATTCAAGGCGTCTTGAAGGCTTGGGATGATCGCAAAGCTGCTCGTGAAGCTTCAACTTCTTCTGGTG ACAAAGGACCAAGCAAGAAGAATGCTGGAGCTGGGGTCAAGACTTCTCGAACAGGTGGCAAGTGA